A single genomic interval of Pyrus communis chromosome 5, drPyrComm1.1, whole genome shotgun sequence harbors:
- the LOC137733602 gene encoding squamosa promoter-binding-like protein 8, with translation MLDYEWGNPNNVVMLSPDNDSDSIHGSDPTRHHHQHNHASTFLDHYASSQASAFNNLVPAPPPPPPQPHHQASTFADHFNPTHHQAQQLHSIYDPHAYASASTYAPPHHHHHHHHHHSMLGLDPVHGGAANGLMLIPKTEDMCPPVDFASRIGLNLGGRTYFASEDDFMNRLYRRSRPGSEITSTHSPRCQAEGCAADLSHSKHYHRRHKVCEFHSKASTVIANGLTQRFCQQCSRFHLLSEFDNGKRSCRKRLADHNRRRRKTQQTIQEHHNSQHQQQPPLERARNSSSDNVASSPPESAALSVSSVTVAVSPPRMTLDCFRQRAPYQSAAATTSSGSSAHFFSQVG, from the exons ATGCTGGACTACGAATGGGGAAACCCCAACAACGTCGTCATGCTCTCGCCCGACAACGACTCCGATTCCATCCACGGATCCGACCCTACCAGACACCACCACCAGCACAATCACGCAAGCACTTTTCTCGACCACTATGCGTCCTCGCAAGCCTCCGCCTTCAACAACCTCGTCCccgctcctcctcctcccccgcCGCAGCCTCACCACCAAGCCTCCACCTTCGCCGACCATTTTAACCCTACCCACCATCAGGCCCAACAGCTCCACTCCATCTACGACCCCCACGCCTACGCCAGCGCGTCCACCTACGCGcctccccaccaccaccaccaccaccaccaccaccactccaTGCTCGGGCTCGACCCAGTCCACGGCGGCGCAGCCAACGGGCTTATGCTGATCCCCAAGACAGAGGACATGTGCCCGCCCGTGGACTTCGCCTCCAGGATCGGCCTCAACCTTGGCGGCCGGACCTACTTTGCGTCCGAGGACGACTTCATGAACCGGCTTTACCGCCGGTCCAGGCCAGGCTCCGAGATCACCTCTACCCACTCGCCCCGCTGCCAGGCCGAGGGCTGCGCCGCCGACCTCTCCCACTCCAAGCACTACCACCGGCGCCACAAGGTCTGCGAGTTCCACTCCAAGGCCTCCACCGTCATCGCCAACGGGTTGACTCAGCGATTCTGCCAGCAGTGCAGCAG ATTCCATCTTCTCTCCGAGTTTGACAACGGCAAGCGCAGCTGCCGGAAGAGGTTGGCCGATCACAATCGCCGACGGCGAAAAACTCAGCAAACGATTCAAGAACATCACAACTCACAGCATCAACAACAACCACCGCTGGAAAGGGCCCGGAATTCATCCTCAGATAATGTTGCAA GTTCTCCACCGGAGTCGGCTGCTCTTTCTGTATCCTCGGTGACCGTGGCAGTGTCGCCGCCGCGAATGACGTTGGATTGTTTTAGGCAAAGAGCACCGTACCAAAGTGCTGCTGCTACAACATCTTCAGGCTCTTCAGCTCACTTTTTTTCTCAAGTTGGTTAA